Proteins from one Silurus meridionalis isolate SWU-2019-XX chromosome 3, ASM1480568v1, whole genome shotgun sequence genomic window:
- the LOC124382998 gene encoding little elongation complex subunit 1-like isoform X1: MQDTNTNKTKRAASDMPPPSAAKKPRLDQSLITSALKTLQDSCADVLSPNWIDALLKGKCDLPSLTDEEKSVISKFCVNESLAETFLKAVLEKIKAEKESMGHELLQSLCRVYVGLCQKRGDSHKAHALAYRFLKEDFSQAPKLIMVMVTAWPSVFSCNSPLCRAVHIVCKMKAYGKIYYLLSKYLHWDTEPPGDIYRAITSTLKALLKDKSLTFQKSSWYGDDLCPAAWDYVFSLDLLCAQLGWIWTVSHVIRKSVWLILNTWLKQTQTEETKFRNVSVAAIFRLLGRLGQNGLKENVAASVEDLVKSVNEFRGQKDLPWELQLAVVYATHDLAPSNPKVALNALESWRKDLTKPVPPAVTKCLKQISFLCSHIKTKKMITLNNV, encoded by the exons atgcaggacaccaacacaaacaa AACAAAGAGAGCTGCATCAGACATGCCACCACCCAGTGCCGCTAAAAAGCCTCGACTTGATCAATCCCTCATCACTagtgcattaaaaacactgcaggattccTGTGCAGATGTTTTATCTCCAAACTGGATAGATGCACTTCTTAAAGGGAAATGTGACCTTCCTTCTctgacagatgaagaaaaatctgtcatttccaAGTTTTGTGTGAACGAG TCGTTGgcagagacgtttctgaaaGCGGTTTTGGAGAAGATCAAGGCGGAGAAAGAGTCTATgggacatgaactcctgcagtctctctgtagggtttatgttGGATTGTGTCAAAAGAGAGGAGACTCTCATAAAGCACATGCCCTCGCCTACAGATTTCtcaaagaag acTTTTCTCAAGCCCCAAAACTGAtaatggtcatggtgacagcatggccaagtgtttTCTCCTGTAACAGCCCTTTATGCAGAGCCGTTCACATCGTGTGCAAAATGAAGGCATACGGAAAGATTTATTACTTGCTCAGCAAATATCTGCACTGGGATACA GAGCCTCCTGGAGACATCTACAGAGccatcaccagcacactgaaGGCTCTTCTGAAAGACAAAAGTCTGACTTTCCAGAAGAGCAGTTGGTATGGTGATGATCTCTGTCCTGCTGCCTGGGACTACGTATTCAGCCTGGACCTTCtctgtgcacaactgggctggattTGGACCGTCTCCCATGTTATACG aaaaagTGTGTGGCTCATTTTGAATACTtggctgaaacaaacacaaacagaggaaacaaagttcagaaacgtctctgtagcagcaatattcaggctacttg GGCGACTTGGCCAaaatggccttaaggagaacgTGGCAGCATCAGTTGAGGATCTGGTGAAAAGTGTAAATGAGTTCAGGGGGCAAAAAG atttgccgtgGGAGCTGCAGCTCGCAGTGGTttatgccactcatgatctggcacccagcaacccCAAAGTCGCTCTGAACGCTTTGGAGTCGTGGAGAAAAGACCTCACAAAGCCCGTTCCTccagccgtcaccaagtgcctGAAGCAGATCAGCTTCCTCTGTTCtcacataaagacaaaaaaaatgatcacattaaataatgtttaa
- the LOC124382998 gene encoding little elongation complex subunit 1-like isoform X2: MPPPSAAKKPRLDQSLITSALKTLQDSCADVLSPNWIDALLKGKCDLPSLTDEEKSVISKFCVNESLAETFLKAVLEKIKAEKESMGHELLQSLCRVYVGLCQKRGDSHKAHALAYRFLKEDFSQAPKLIMVMVTAWPSVFSCNSPLCRAVHIVCKMKAYGKIYYLLSKYLHWDTEPPGDIYRAITSTLKALLKDKSLTFQKSSWYGDDLCPAAWDYVFSLDLLCAQLGWIWTVSHVIRKSVWLILNTWLKQTQTEETKFRNVSVAAIFRLLGRLGQNGLKENVAASVEDLVKSVNEFRGQKDLPWELQLAVVYATHDLAPSNPKVALNALESWRKDLTKPVPPAVTKCLKQISFLCSHIKTKKMITLNNV; the protein is encoded by the exons ATGCCACCACCCAGTGCCGCTAAAAAGCCTCGACTTGATCAATCCCTCATCACTagtgcattaaaaacactgcaggattccTGTGCAGATGTTTTATCTCCAAACTGGATAGATGCACTTCTTAAAGGGAAATGTGACCTTCCTTCTctgacagatgaagaaaaatctgtcatttccaAGTTTTGTGTGAACGAG TCGTTGgcagagacgtttctgaaaGCGGTTTTGGAGAAGATCAAGGCGGAGAAAGAGTCTATgggacatgaactcctgcagtctctctgtagggtttatgttGGATTGTGTCAAAAGAGAGGAGACTCTCATAAAGCACATGCCCTCGCCTACAGATTTCtcaaagaag acTTTTCTCAAGCCCCAAAACTGAtaatggtcatggtgacagcatggccaagtgtttTCTCCTGTAACAGCCCTTTATGCAGAGCCGTTCACATCGTGTGCAAAATGAAGGCATACGGAAAGATTTATTACTTGCTCAGCAAATATCTGCACTGGGATACA GAGCCTCCTGGAGACATCTACAGAGccatcaccagcacactgaaGGCTCTTCTGAAAGACAAAAGTCTGACTTTCCAGAAGAGCAGTTGGTATGGTGATGATCTCTGTCCTGCTGCCTGGGACTACGTATTCAGCCTGGACCTTCtctgtgcacaactgggctggattTGGACCGTCTCCCATGTTATACG aaaaagTGTGTGGCTCATTTTGAATACTtggctgaaacaaacacaaacagaggaaacaaagttcagaaacgtctctgtagcagcaatattcaggctacttg GGCGACTTGGCCAaaatggccttaaggagaacgTGGCAGCATCAGTTGAGGATCTGGTGAAAAGTGTAAATGAGTTCAGGGGGCAAAAAG atttgccgtgGGAGCTGCAGCTCGCAGTGGTttatgccactcatgatctggcacccagcaacccCAAAGTCGCTCTGAACGCTTTGGAGTCGTGGAGAAAAGACCTCACAAAGCCCGTTCCTccagccgtcaccaagtgcctGAAGCAGATCAGCTTCCTCTGTTCtcacataaagacaaaaaaaatgatcacattaaataatgtttaa